A window of the Bradyrhizobium diazoefficiens genome harbors these coding sequences:
- a CDS encoding ATP-binding protein gives MTVAIEMGLTTAGAGAAMDLEELLATRLLVQGNSGSGKSHLLRRLLEQSAPWVQQAIIDPEGDFVTLAERFGHLVIEGEDHTERGLQVAGERARLHRVSTVLNLEGLDAENQMRRAAAFLGGLFDVERDHWYPMLVVVDEAQLFAPAVAGEVSDEARKLSLSAMTNLMCRGRKRGLAGIIATQRLAKLAKNVAAEASNFLMGRTFLDIDMARAADLLGMERRQAEAFRDLERGQFMALGPALSRRPLRLNIGPTTTSPRNSTPRLMPMPEAMLEDARAVILAAPPPDASRPQRRPAPDLLEQLRAAKAAVPEVSPEVVEIPVSPEELAERRERVDRTLRAVLAAPDAGFRAIGVLYQEFVVRCRIEGLGAAVPDLGEFRRMLTHARAGLGTEIADDDAWQEVTLRASILPDDMQGVFMMIARAAKEGWPCPGDAAIARAYGSHSLRRAQRLLGYMEEQGLIVVQLDGGGRRFVTLVELAWATAPGDPNGDDLPAEQVASAATA, from the coding sequence ATGACGGTTGCGATCGAGATGGGGTTGACCACGGCGGGCGCCGGGGCGGCCATGGACCTCGAGGAACTCCTGGCGACCCGTCTCCTGGTGCAGGGCAATTCCGGCTCCGGCAAGTCGCATCTGTTGCGGCGCCTGCTCGAGCAGAGCGCACCCTGGGTGCAGCAGGCCATCATCGACCCCGAAGGCGATTTCGTCACGCTGGCCGAGCGCTTCGGCCATCTGGTCATCGAGGGCGAGGATCACACCGAGCGCGGCCTTCAGGTCGCGGGCGAGCGCGCGCGGCTGCATCGGGTCTCCACCGTGCTCAATCTCGAAGGGCTGGATGCCGAGAACCAGATGCGGCGCGCAGCCGCCTTCCTCGGCGGCCTGTTCGACGTCGAGCGCGACCATTGGTACCCGATGCTGGTGGTCGTCGACGAAGCGCAGCTGTTCGCACCGGCGGTCGCGGGCGAAGTGTCGGACGAGGCGCGCAAACTCTCGCTCAGCGCCATGACCAATCTGATGTGCCGCGGCCGCAAACGCGGCCTCGCCGGCATCATCGCGACGCAACGTTTGGCAAAGCTCGCCAAGAACGTCGCGGCGGAAGCCTCGAATTTTCTGATGGGCCGGACCTTCCTCGACATCGACATGGCGCGCGCCGCCGATCTGCTCGGCATGGAGCGGCGGCAGGCCGAAGCCTTTCGCGATCTCGAACGCGGGCAGTTCATGGCGCTGGGACCCGCGCTGTCGCGCCGTCCGCTGCGGCTGAACATCGGCCCCACCACGACCTCCCCGCGCAATTCGACGCCACGGCTGATGCCGATGCCCGAAGCGATGCTGGAGGATGCGCGCGCCGTGATCCTGGCCGCGCCACCGCCGGATGCGAGCCGGCCGCAGCGCCGACCGGCGCCGGACCTGCTCGAGCAGCTCCGCGCGGCAAAGGCGGCAGTGCCTGAGGTCAGCCCCGAGGTGGTCGAGATCCCGGTCAGTCCCGAGGAGCTCGCGGAACGGCGCGAACGCGTCGATCGTACGTTGCGCGCCGTGCTGGCCGCGCCCGATGCCGGCTTCCGCGCCATCGGCGTGCTCTATCAGGAATTCGTGGTCCGCTGCCGCATCGAGGGCCTCGGCGCGGCCGTCCCCGACCTCGGCGAATTCCGCCGCATGCTGACGCACGCGCGCGCCGGCCTCGGCACCGAGATCGCCGATGACGATGCCTGGCAGGAGGTGACGCTGCGCGCCTCGATCCTGCCCGACGACATGCAGGGCGTGTTCATGATGATCGCGCGCGCGGCAAAGGAAGGCTGGCCCTGCCCCGGCGATGCCGCGATCGCGCGCGCCTACGGCTCGCATTCGCTGCGCCGGGCGCAGCGCCTGCTCGGCTATATGGAGGAGCAGGGCCTGATCGTCGTCCAGCTCGACGGCGGCGGACGCAGGTTTGTGACGCTGGTGGAATTGGCCTGGGCGACTGCGCCGGGCGATCCCAATGGCGACGATCTGCCGGCGGAGCAGGTCGCGAGCGCGGCGACGGCCTGA